gtggtggaggaggaggaggaggtccTTCTTGAGGGAGAGCAGTTGGTCGTCGGGGGAGGAAAGATCGATGAGAAAGACGAAGGCGGGGGGAGGGGGAGAGGAGGAGGGGAGAGAAGGAGAGTACTCGACGGTGCTGTAGGTCCACGTGCAAATGAATTTGATCCACGTCATTAAAATTTGCTTCGTCAGCGTGCCACGACTCAATAAATTTAACGCCATCTATTGAAATTAACGGCAAGGttccaattgactcaattttacaaaaataggaacctaattgagataaaaataaatacgatgacctatttgagacaaccctacacaaatagggatgtccgaaaggattaaaccaataatattagaataaaatagTAACCATTGccttgaaagaagaaaatgacaataaattttaaaaaaaaatctttaattttacGCTATATTCTTAATGTGTATAAAGTTagataaatacaattatatataccattgcacaatttttttttaaataatgactattttttttctataaaatgagactaatttaatttaacatatttaaatcaatcaaacttaattttcaatttatttctaaaataaccataaaaccAATTTTAATTGACAGTCAGCAAAATGAAATCTGcgaagaaagaatgaaagaaaaaaaaacattaaaaatggagaaagaaaagggaagaCAGAAGAGGAAGCAGTGTGAACAATTTCTCAAAGTTTCCACTTTCGACATTGCCGACGGCCCCAAAAGACACCATCATTCGCTCCTTTTCTCTCACTAGATTTCTTATATTTCTGTCTtcatttgtgtttgtgtgtgccAAAGCacagagagagaaagatggCTATGAACCAATCAAAGGCTGTGTTGCTGAGAGTGAGTTTGGTGGTGGTGGCTCTCTGCATAGCAGGATACATAGTGGGTCCCCCTCTCTACTGGCATTTCGTTGAAGGTTTGGCTGCAGTCAGccactcttctccttctgcttgTGCCCCCTGCGTCTGTGATTGCTCTTCTCAACCTATTCTTTCCATTCCTCAAGGTCTTTCTCTGTTCTGTTTCAGATCTGATTTCCTTAATTACTCAATTACCCGTTTCGTGATCTTGCtaaaaaaatcatcttttcTTAATTGGGCGGACTTTGGGCGAGTTTTTTGAGATCTGGGTACtgttggtatttttatttttagttttgttataCTTGTGTAAGGTGGGTGTTAGCTCAATCGTTGAAGTTGAATCATGAGTGCTTCAACTGATTTGAGCAAATAATTCTTAAACTTCTGGTTCTGTTTTCCGGGAATAGTGATTTGATGAGACGACAGTGTTGATAAAACTTGTCAAACGATGGTGCAGATGGGTTTGTTTCTTTAACTTTATTGTGCtagggtttttggtttttgCTTTGAGACTTCAGTAGACCAGTGAAAAGTTACAGGTTTCAAACCTTTACATGAATCGCTTTTGATGGGACTTACTATAACTGTTGTTAGAGCAACGAAAACGGTGCGGTTTTGATGAATTGCTGAGAATAATTTGCTCTTGAACTTTCAAGTGGATGTTAGTGCCTAAGAAACTTGATCTAGCTCTCCCCCTTCCTCATTACACTTTCCcattgttttaaatttgatattaagaaTAAGTTATAAAGAAAGTGATTGTCAATTGCAAGTTAAAAACTGCGTGCATGTTGATCTGCACTTTCACTGTCAAATTTATGAAACTACTTACAACAAATATGAAACTAAGTACCGTAACCTTGGGTTGCTATTGTTTCCTTCGGTTATCACTAATGAACTGATAAATCCACAATCATATTgattgtaatttcattttttcgTACTGTTACAACTATTATAGCTCTAATTGAGTGTCATCGTGATTCATATAGTGCTCACTTCTCTTCATCTAATTGCAAATTGAGCAGTACTTATTCAGTTTCTTTCTGTGATTCTGCAGGCCTGAGCAACACTTCCTTTGGAGGTTGGTTTCGTCTCCTGGATGAACTACCGCGAATTATATAATAATCCATCTTCATCTTGATATACATTTTTTCTATCTAACACCTATATGACTGTAGAACTGTTGGAGTTGAAGTTACAATGTTAAGTAACTTAAGTAGTAAGATAGCTATTATTAGTTCTCATAATTTAGGATCATAAATTTCATGCATCACTCGCATGTTTTTCCTTTGATtgtgaaaaggaaaaggaaaaatgttaattattggCCTACTTTCATGTTTAAAACATCCATTTTTCTTGAAGTATGACCACTGtagctttttgttttgttaccTTTGTATTCATGTCAACTGCTTTCAGGCGACTTACATGATTGTGGATAGCAAACTAAATAATAACGCCAAAATCCTTATTGTACTAAACTTTTCCTTAGGTTACATGTTGCTTTATGATTCATTGCCCActttaacaacaaattttaatctTGTACTGGATAAGCCTCTACTAGAAAACAACTTGAAAACTCAATGGCAGAAGTTGTCAtccagcagcagcagcagcattGTCACAAAACATgctatattcatttttatttttattttgtgatttcAAGTAACATTAACAGCTGCTTTTCCTTTTCTTGATTGGAACTGTTATTCAGATTGTGCAAAGTCTGATCCAGAAGTGAGTGGAGACACTGAGAAAAACTTTGCAGAGCTATTGACAGAGGAACTGAAGCTGCGGGAGAACCAAGCCATGGAAAATCAGCAACATGCTGACATGGCACTGCTTGAGGCAAAGAAGTTTGCATCACAGTATCAGAAGGAAGCTGACAAGTGCAATTCAGGGATGGAAACTTGCGAAGAGGCTAGGGAGAAGTCTGAGTTGGCATTAGTGGAGCAGAAGAAGCTAACTGCATTGTGGGAACTTAGAGCACGTCAGAAAGGTTGGAAAGAAGGGCTTGCCAAATCTCATGCACGCTCTCAAGGAAAAGTGCAGAGTTCTTAGATACAGTACATGCTTTCATAATAGTTTTCAATACTGATAATAGAAAAAGCAAGTAATCCTGTCTCTCACTTGTGTTTGTGAAAGATCAAGTGTAACATACAAATGTTGTATTTCTATCATTCATTTTTGGATATTCAACCTACGTGTATCACCTTTTAAAGcaagaaattcttaaatgttGTGATAAACTTCTTTctgcataaaaaattatttgctCGATTTTAGGCTTCATTCACAATGATAAAAGCACCATCAAGTAGAATAATTTTGCTCAGTCATTTTGAAGTATGGTTATTCAGTTCTTGGTCCTTAATTTACCAAagaatcattttttttgttcttgGTACAATAATTTTGTACCAAAGTGAGTATAGAATAATGTTCAAAATGACTTTCCATACATACTTTTTGTAGTATAAGGATGGTGCCCATAGTCCACACAGATAAACTTTTCTACAATAactttgagaaaaataaaacaatatgaATAAGAAACTAAGGTTACAAAGCAAATTATGCACAAATtaagtttgattttcttttcgtATTTCTCTCTAAAAATTTCATCTAAAGAAGTTTGTAAAAGAAGGgtatttaaacatgtttttaaccAATACATGGTCTCGTTAGATTAATAATATAAGTGTACGTCATAATATTATTTAGGAACTCGATtttgttcaaaaaaaaaattgcatgttCTAGATTAATCATAACATATTATGGATTTGtagaaaaaagggaaaatacaaTCCTGCTCTAAAGCATACATTTTCTCTAGAAATATATCATAACTGAGTATACAAATGTAAAGTGAAAAACTCAACTATATCATATGTCTCATTTACCCTTACTATTTTTACAGTTATaccttttgaaatttttaaaaaataaaatttaaatataatgtagACCAAATTTAAAATGTGTTATAATCGCAGATGCAAAACATGTGCAGTGTCATTAAAACTGTATGAAATATAAACTAGTGAAATGATTGTGGAAACACGGTGTATTTgacaaataattaatcaaattgaTCTTTATCTTATTCTAATAAATAACGCCGTGTAACATAAATCGGTAATtgaattacataaatatttatttacctATGAATTCAATATAAAGAGAATATTGGAAATAAGAGCTTACTGTATTAAActtgaaaagaaatattaagtTGTAACTCTTCCAAGTTATTActtattttcaaaagtttttagAAAGCTCATTGATTGACTGAAGATTTACTAAAC
The Vigna angularis cultivar LongXiaoDou No.4 chromosome 5, ASM1680809v1, whole genome shotgun sequence genome window above contains:
- the LOC108340649 gene encoding uncharacterized protein LOC108340649; this translates as MAMNQSKAVLLRVSLVVVALCIAGYIVGPPLYWHFVEGLAAVSHSSPSACAPCVCDCSSQPILSIPQGLSNTSFGDCAKSDPEVSGDTEKNFAELLTEELKLRENQAMENQQHADMALLEAKKFASQYQKEADKCNSGMETCEEAREKSELALVEQKKLTALWELRARQKGWKEGLAKSHARSQGKVQSS
- the LOC108344485 gene encoding uncharacterized protein LOC108344485, with the translated sequence MVSFGAVGNVENGVKFIESWHADEANFNDVDQIHLHVDLQHRRVLSFSPLLLSPSPRLRLSHRSFLPRRPTALPQEGPPPPPPPPLPRSRPRRSPHLRFHGLSPPSRLFPMFLPPPLSRQPLSLLQSDPPVPQHRPPPPAASRTHPKTGFSVAIFRM